The following DNA comes from Salvia splendens isolate huo1 chromosome 17, SspV2, whole genome shotgun sequence.
AAGGTCAACGGGAGGGTACTTCACCTTTGTAGGAGGTAACCTCGTgacttggagaagtaagaagcagaaagtcGTAGCATTGTCGAGTGCTGAAGCAGAATtccgaggaatcaagagtggactAATGGAGATCATGTGGCTGTGAAGGTTGTTAACTGAGATAGGTTTTCCCCCGACGCAGAATAAGGAGGCGATTAGCATCTCGGAAAACCCAGTGCAGCACGATAGGACCAAGCATGTGGAAGTAGATCGacactttatcaaagaaaatCTCGAAGTTGGGGTCATCGAATTTCCATTCGTGAAGTCTGAAGATCAACTTGCAGATATTCTTACTAAGGCAGTACATCAAAAGGTATTCCACGAAGTCTTGAACAAGTTGAACATCAGAGAtaccgttgctcaacttgagggggagtgtcaaactaTAAAAGGAAAAGATCAATTAGTGAAGAAGGAGAATTGTACACATTACATACACCAAAAAATAAGAGAACGTATATACTATTCTCTCCAATACAATGTCTATTCCATCAACCCTAGCAATCGgtgcctctctcgattaccatcttcaaGACGGAATTCTTTGCGGAGAGTGATGTAAGAAGCGGCCATGACTAGAGCGGCGATGAACACAAGAGTGAGCCACAACTTCCACCCTTTCACCATCTTCTGCTTCTCCGCATCCATGCCTAGAATCGATATGGAACAGTCAGCGCAGTTTGTTCCGGAGGGACAGAATTGCAAGGATATGGAACGGTCTTCTTGTTTAAGGATAGGGGCGAAACGGCTTTGTCTGTGGGGAGAGTGAATCATCACTTTCTCGATAGAAATAAGGAGTGTGGAATCCTTGTCGCCATATATTCCCAGTGCTATGTTTTGTCTCTCTCATATCACGATGCCGATTCTTAACtcattgaaattgaaattgaatcaCAACTTCGTGGTTTGAAATATCATAATCATACTAATAAATACTCTCTCGGCCCCACTTTAGCAGTccggtttaccattttttagTGTCCCACCTAGACCCTATTGGAATATTCCATTAATGGTAATAggccctacattccactaacctttttccattcacattttattactccatccgtcccggataatttgtcccattttttttatttcggcccgtcccacataatttgtctcatttcacgtttaccatttttggtagtggactccatattctactaactcattcctactcacattttattataaaactaatatataaaagtaggactcacattccactaactttttcaactcatttttcattacatttcttaaaacccttgcccggtcaaagtgagacgaattatcgggacggagagagtataaaactaatactccatataaaagtaggacccaaaTTCCATTAgtttttttcaccaacttttctttacatttcttaaaactcgtgccgaactcaTATGAGACTCTAaaatgagacggatggagtaataaataaacaattatttgttgttttgtttttttttataataattttcaaGATTATTATTTCGAAAAATCATAGTTACATGCAttgactttaattaaattagagTTTAGTAAAAATGTCATCAATGTATTATTATCAGATTACATCATAGCAGACATATCTCCCTCTCAAAGTCGTTTTAAGAAAGTATAGTTTTAAAAATTGTTATAATCATAACTTTTCGATGACTTTTGGTTAATATTATGCTCACTAtatttcataaaaatacatgcacttttcattgcatttgcatttgcatttATGGATTCAATTTGAATTATCTAATATTTTGGAAAATTCACTATCTATATCCAAATTATTGGTCGTTGTCTTAGTCGTTAATCCTTTAACCTTAAAATTAAGGGGTGCAAACTGAAAATTAGAAGTTGTAAAGGGGTAGAGTGCAAATTCACAGTAAAATGATAGCTGAATACAGCGATTTGAGATTTCCCAAATTTAAAGCGACGCATTCGCCGCAGCTTCCACCAGACCGTGAGTTAGTTGCCGGAAAAATTAACGTATAGAAACAAGGATATGGCAGGCGGCGGCGGGAAAGAAGGCGACTGGGAGTGCGGCGGATGCCACAATAGGAACTATGCCTTCCGATCCTTCTGCAATCGTTGCAAGCAGCCGCGGCTTCTCGTCGACACCAATACCCCTGCCGATTCCAAGTGGCTTCCTCGGATTGGCGACTGGATCTGCACCGGTATGTTGTCCACTGTCGTATTTCTTTGCTATTTGATTGTGTTGCTCTGTTCGGAAATCCGATAACGGAAGTTGTTTTTAATCCTGATTTTTTGTTTGTGGAGTTGAATTGGGTATAGAATCTTATCATCATATCGTAAATTTTTGTTGCTGCACTTATCTAGCTCGCGAACTTGGAAGTGATCAGCTCATGCTTGAATGTAGTCAGTGATGGTTGTGAACCTAATTGATTTTGATATACTGACTGATAATTATTTAGTAAATATgattatgaaattgaattttagTGTATATATTCATGTTAATTGCTGTTGAAAGGCTCTTCATCTGTTGGTGGTTATTACTAAGATGGTGTTAGGTCTGTTAAATGATCACTTAAGTTTCCCAAACATTCAAGTAGACAATTACAACACTATATACATAAATGAGGCAATATAAAACTTTAAAACCCTGGGCTCTATTTGTTTATTTTCCTTATACAGGTAGATGTGATAGTTTTGTCTGAATCAGATTTTCTGAACTTAGTCTTCGTGTATTGAGTTTCTAGGATCCTGCCCAAAGGTGACAATTGGTAGTGACAATGTTAGTTGGTACTTGGTCTAATGTGCTGTATGAATTTCAGCAGTATTCTGTGAGGACATGCCATGAACTTAATGTTTTACTATCTGTTCCAGTTTACACAGATACTGCTAATGTTTCAATATGATCCCTCTCATGCTTCCACCTTTTACTATGTGAGCTTTCATTTCCATATGGAAAGTCGTAAATATGTGATGAACATGCCAATGTTTCATATCTTTGTTGGTTAAAATCTCTTAATTTATTCATCAAGTGCTGTACAATTTAGCACGTCTCTTACAATAATGAAGAAGTTGATTTCAATTAGGTTGAGTTGTTTCATGTtttgtgtatgtgtattttggTATTGGATGGCGGGTTGGCGTGCGTATTCTTCGCTTGTATCTACTTCGTGGCTGCATTCTGGGTTGCGTGTGTGTGCAATGGATCAATAGGTTGCACTAACAACAATTATGCATCAAGAGAAAAGTGCAAAAAGTGTGGCCAACCTAAGGAGCTAGCAGCAATGCCGGCAGTTGCAATCCTCGGAGCTTCTGTCCCTACTCATCCTACTTATTTTGCCAGGGCCCGAGGAGGAATGGAACAAATGGTGAATGTTGGATCTATCCATCCATCAATCTCTTTGAACTCTGATTGGTCCGTTGGAGGGGCCAATCAATATGGAAACCAGCCTAGTGATCTTTATGGACTTCTGTCAGTATCTAATTTGCCCTTGGGGGGAGGCAGCATATCTGGACTATCATATTCTAGCCAAGCAAATCTACTTCCACCAGCTCCTAATGGTAATGGATGGCGTAGTGGTGATTGGATGTGCACTTGTGGCTTCCACAATTATTCCTCACGTTTACAGGTATGCACAAGTATAGTAAGCAGTAAGCACCCAGGCTGATAATTTTGCTCAGATTTGTGGATATAAAATCAGTTATTCATATCATGCAGCTGTATTACTGACAGGGATAGTCCCCTGCTATTCTCTGCTTTTTCTATATCCGTTTATTCTTTATTGGTTGTTGATAGAGTCTAGTAGTTTATTAGGGATCAGTTTTATCTGTTAGAGTTAGAGATGGTTTAGTAGTTTTTTTCGGTAGTGTTATAAATAGCTCTCAATGAAAGAGCTGTGTCTTAAAAATTACTAGAGTTTAGGACAATAGTTTACTGTAGGCCTCAATTGAGGAATATCTttcgtttttttgttttctgttcaTCAGTTCAGTGCAATATCGAGATTACTTTTTTCTGTTCAATTGTTTTTCTTCCTGTTAATTTCCTGCAGCAGCCGCCTTAACTCTCAGTTACTGAGTTTGAGAGGAGGTTTGCTATCGATATGTTAATTGCCTGCAGTTCGCTGCTAGTATATTGACTTTGAAAATTAATAGGAAATGGTCTGTTACTTTTCCCATCATTATGTTCCTTATGAAAACCTTATTGCTATTAGAAATGTAATTATGAATTTGAGTGCTAGAGTTGTGTATTTCCATTGAATTTAAATCTTGTAGCCTATTCATCTCAGTTTTACATTTGCAGTGCAAAAAGTGCAATGCCCCTGCACCAATATCAGCACCTGCATCTCTAGGCAGCCCTGTAACAGGTGTGTGTATAAGATTATTAGCTAAATCTGTGTTTTCCAAATCAATAATGCTGAGTGAATCCATTGGCTCTAGACCTCTAGTATCTTTGTTGCTTTCATACATTTCTTCCTTTCCTTGAGCACACCTGATGTTGGTTCCTATATGGTTTAATTGGAGATGAACTTGAAATCTGTCATGACTagatatttttagttttttggtTTTCAACTTGATAAGAAGCTTTAGCATATCatttcctttattttatttatagagaACCCATGTGAAGAGGCGGTATCTTTTATTAGTCCTACAATTCATCcgcattttttttgttttaaacttCTTTATGTGTTCAAATCTGGGGAAGCATAAGTCATCATAACATTTGGCTATTGTTGAGTTCATTTTAAACTTGTGGAGAACAGTaagttataataataaaatgtggaaATGGTTTGGAGCTTACAATCATATATTGAGGAAATAATGGTATATCCTAGACCCCTTGACAAAACTTGCACTTTTTTTAATGTATCGGGCTATACTGATTCATTGAACAAAGATACGGTCATACAGAGGACATAATACTTGCTCCTTTCTTCCCACATTCTATTTTGAGATTTACCTAGAATAATCGACATGAATACTTAACTTTCGGACAACACTCATTTTTATGAGGTAGTACATTACTGGACTCGAATCATATTAAGTAACTAGATTTCATTTTGGCTTTCAGGATATGAAATCATAGCATATATATTTCCATACTTCAAATCTCTTATTCCAACCACCAAATATTTGGGTTTGATTAATAATGTTTTGACCTTGTGTTGTTCTATTACTAGTATACATTTTGATCAGCACTCATAGTTGATGGAACCTAACTGTCCGGATCTACTATCCGAACAAACTAGTGATATTGTGTTTGCTCTTCTGTTGAAGCTCATGGAACAAAGCGCTTGGCATCTGAAGAATTTGTTCACAACTTCGATAATAAGAGACTGAATGCTGGACAAGTATGGAATATATTTTTAGGATCTGCTTTAATTTATATACTCCTAGCAGCTATAGTTCACTGTTTATATTGTTTTGGTGCTATTTTTTGTTCGAGTCCTATCTGATGACTAACAGGCATATGGGCTCCAGCAACCAAATTCAGGGCTTGACCCATTCCAAAGTCCCGGTGGCAGTCAAATGAACAGTATGTACACTCCCATGCACAGTGTTAATACCCCAATTCCTCCAAATTGGCAAGTTAACCTTCAAGTATCTCGCCTGGCAACAGCACCTGCACACGTTGGGAAAGGGTAAATTTCGAGGACTGCTTTCTAGATGCAGCAATTGGTTGATTTCACATTTTTTTGTTAAGTTTAAGGTTATATGTATCTCTGCTACCTTTCCATCCTTATTAGtctttttttcccttttacTCGTCTACAATTCTGTCTGACAAATGAAATCACATATTGGAGCAATAGTGTAAAATACTGAAGGTAGACTGAGTTTATAATGTTCACAAATTTTGTATGTTCAATGTAGTATTGATATCGAAGTAAGATACAGAAACCTAGGTATCTTTGTGACACACTGTTAGAATTTGACAAAAGTTTGAAGACAGAATCTACTGTCTTCAAAATCATGGAGTTTGacttcattttattttcacAGTACCTTTTTAAACGCCTGAAGGTTACCTTCTTTATTGTACTCTGCAGAGCAAAGCAATGGCGTGATGGGGATTGGATGTGTTCAAATTGCAATAATCACAATTATGCCTCACGAGAACAATGTAATAGGTGAGTAATTCAAGCGGAAGTTGATTGCATATAGTACATGCTAAAACTGCTGAGTAACATCCTAAGCTAGGAAAGTATTTGCCCTTTTGTTCATCCAGTTTCCCATGTTTTCCTGAACAATACCAATTGTACTTTGGACTTTGAAGTAGAACCTAATTTTGTGTAACCATTTATTCGTTTCACTAAAATATTCTTACCTTTCTGACTGTGATCGAATGAAGAGGACTTGGGGTACTGATTTGACCTTCATTGAGAGTTTACGATAGCCCCTTTTGCATTTGCAGGTGCAAAAGCATGAGAGAGGTGCCTGTTCAACCCGTAAGTGTTGCTTAGAGTTGTGAACCCCGAGAGCTTGTTGTGCTTCGTGTGATTTCCCACCAAGGGAATAAGAAGACTGCAGATATTTGCAGTGCTTTGTGTCAAAGTTTGATGTTTGCGATGTGTTTGTTTGGAAGTGTATTGTAGATTCAATCATGGTTGCCTGCCTGCCTGCCTGCGGCTGATGATAATTTGCAGTATTTGCCGAACTATGgatatttttttcccttttcttcgTCTTCTTTAATATTATAGCAGAAGTGTTACCAAGTATTGTGTGGAAGTATTTGAATTCGATTGATATTAAATGCAAAAATAGTTGAATCTCATTTATTAGGGATAATTACACCATGCATACAACATGTTTCACCAATGTCTtaaattagtacaaaaagttttgaGTGAGCATATTCATACAAAAGTTGTGTTTCAAATTAGTATATTATGTCTAAAATCACTAacaatgttatttttattttattatttctcacCCTATTCACTCCGAAATTATGCCCTGTTAAAATTCCATGGAAGAGGATAATCTTCAGCTTGCCAATCTGGGCAGTAGTTGCAAATAATTTTACTTTTCACTATGCTCTTTATGTACTCATGAATTGGCTTCCTAAGTGGAGTACGTTGAGTTGGGCCTCAACAGTTGTCTTCAAGAAATGGGTTCCTCTATGATGGTTCCTTATCTAAACATGTTTCTGTTGTCAAATATTGGTGAGATTATGGCGGATCACTTGATTACCAGGAGAACTATGTAACTAAAACTAGAAAGCTTTTAAACACAGTGGGATTCATGGTGGCTTTGTGTGCGTTGGTTTGTCTTCCCTTATTTGGAACGCCTAATGGGGTCGTGCTGTGTTCGTCACTGGGACATGGAAAAGCTGGATTTGCCGTTAACCATATGGATGCGGCTCCAAGATATGCAGGAATTTTCATGGGGGATGTGTAATACGGCTGGTATCTTAGCCGGCATAGTTGGGGTCGATCTTACGGGTAGACTTCTGGGGTGCGGGTGCTAAGGCTGAGCAATTGGACTTGACAAATCCAGAGAAGAGAGCCGGAGAGCAGTTTTCCTTATTCGGGGATGCTATCTTCAGCTCAATAATATTCCTTAGTAATATCAACAGGGAGAGAATTTTTGAATGAGGTGTGTATTTACTATTTAgtactgaaaaataaaaaaaagtaacgACGTTAATGATTTTGGATggaatgtattaatttaaaatattaatcaaactttttgtataatactctctctctcttcatccCTCATTAATCGACAATGTTTGACTTGACACgcgttttaagaaatatagtgaaaagtaggtggaaaaagttagtggaacgtgaatcctacttttatatactactatgtattatttattataaaatgttaGTTGAATGTGTAAAAAGTAAGAGTGTCAATTAATTGGAGacggacaaaaaaaaaataggtgCCAGCAAAtggggacagagagagtatatgctaacttaaaattttttgtactaatttgaaatattAGTGTAACATTTTGTATGTACGATGTAATTATCCTTATTCCATACCATAATCCAAAATTGGCACCCAGTAGTATTAAGAATTAAGGCCACAAATGatttatttaatcaaatttatccataaaaaatcaaataatatgAAGTTCTCAGACAAACGAATATACGTCTCATTTGGATGTATTTTGTAGATCAAATATAATGATGAAGGGGTGAAAATGTTAAATGTACTCTCTGTTCTACTGTAATTTGTTCTACAATAAGATTGGTCgatttttaaatgattattatatatatcgCGCGGGACAATTGGGAAAGATacacaaattattatttattgtgaAAGTTGTCaataattaaaaagtacattaaattttataataaaaagcaAAATAAGTGAGAcataagaaaaaatagaaactaataatataaaaaataacataAGAAAAAATAGGGGGAAAACACATATTGACAaacaaaaactaataaaaagacaaaaaaaatacataacaaaaacaaaaagaaaaaaaaaatatatagaaattaacataaaaaatagataaaaatatcaTTGCAGCAAAAAAGGCGATTCTGTCGCCTTGGTGGCCCCtacactccggcccgacatcatgtgagggggttcaatcagggtacacAGTAGCCCGTTTAGGGGAAGGCCTTAACCTACTGGGggcagaagcccatctcccaaggcctcacacttagaaatggaagcaactacacgtcAACAGTGAGATTTGAACCCAGACTCATTGCGGCAAGATCTGctcctccgttgccaactgcactgactcggcacgagttttaaggaaGTGTTTGAATGTTTGGGGtagtaaatttaattgaatcaaTTCAATGTCCAATTTAACTAAATTTACTGCCTAAATCAAATCAATTAAATTTGGTGTAATAAATTTACTGCCTAAatcaattcaatttcaattaaatttggTGTAATAAATTTACTGCCTAAATCAATTCAATTAACTTTAACGGTGTAGTGATTTACTAAATTCCATGGATTACACTTGTTTACTTAAACTTGTCTTACCaaaattgaatgaaaaaaaaacgtCACAGATTCACTGTCAACTTGCATTCCAATTTCACTGCCAACTTGCTGTAATTGGAAAATTCAATGGAAAACAAAGTCACAAATTCAAACTCCTGCCTAAAAATAGGGAGGGAAAGCCAAATCCATTCCATGGAGGGAATTTTTACAGCCAAGGAGGGAACATGTACAAGGATTTTCAAAGTGTCCACCAactcctataaatacattcaTTTCTACTCTTCATTGACTTCCaccaactaaaaaaaaaagaaaacctaTTGGTTTTGTGGAATAccctcagaaaattttcatcactGGGCAATGGAGCTTGAGGTGGTCCGAGTGTTGGACCATGAGCAGGAGCAGCAGGAGCAGGGGCAGGGGCAGGGGCAGGGGCAGGGTGGATGGCAGCGGCCTACATTAGCATTGACAAGCCAACAAAAAAACCTCATTGCGCAGTTTCTTCTACAACGAAGTAAGGCTGGAGTGCTGCCAAGAGGTTCTTCTGCAGAGGCTGCCAAAAGATTCAACATCCACAAAAGGACAGCAGAGAGAATTTGGCACATCAGCAAGCAGCAAATAGACAGAGGGGAACCTGTCATGATGCAAGGCAAAGCAAAAtgttatcaacacaaagataaaCTCATTCTAGATGGAGATAAGTTTAGAAACATGTCCATGCTTGAGAGATCAACCATAAGGAAGGTTGCTTCTAAGATGGAAGTAAGCAAGACAACAATTGGTAGATTTCTTAAGAGTAATCAGTGAAACCTCATACAAGTGCAATAAAGCCTACACTGACTGAGACCAACAAAATTGCAAGGATGAAATGGTGTCTTTCTCATATTCAGCCAACACTAGCTGAAGGTAAACTTCTTTACCATTCAATGCACAACATTGTTCATATTGACGAGAAATGGTTCTACATGACAAAGACATCAGACAGATACTACCTTTTGCCGGATGAAGATGTGCCATACAGGTCCTGTAAGTCCAAGAGATTCATCACTAAAGTGATGTTCATGGCTGCTGTCAGCAGGCCACTTTGTGGGCCAGATGGGGAAATCATATTCGATGGTAAAATAGGCTTATTCCCATTCACAGAACAAGTACCAGCCCAAAGAAGTTCAAAGAACAGGCCAAAA
Coding sequences within:
- the LOC121775144 gene encoding uncharacterized RNA-binding protein C17H9.04c-like isoform X2, which produces MAGGGGKEGDWECGGCHNRNYAFRSFCNRCKQPRLLVDTNTPADSKWLPRIGDWICTGCTNNNYASREKCKKCGQPKELAAMPAVAILGASVPTHPTYFARARGGMEQMVNVGSIHPSISLNSDWSVGGANQYGNQPSDLYGLLSVSNLPLGGGSISGLSYSSQANLLPPAPNGNGWRSGDWMCTCGFHNYSSRLQCKKCNAPAPISAPASLGSPVTAHGTKRLASEEFVHNFDNKRLNAGQQPNSGLDPFQSPGGSQMNSMYTPMHSVNTPIPPNWQVNLQVSRLATAPAHVGKGAKQWRDGDWMCSNCNNHNYASREQCNRCKSMREVPVQPVSVA
- the LOC121775144 gene encoding uncharacterized RNA-binding protein C17H9.04c-like isoform X1; translated protein: MAGGGGKEGDWECGGCHNRNYAFRSFCNRCKQPRLLVDTNTPADSKWLPRIGDWICTGCTNNNYASREKCKKCGQPKELAAMPAVAILGASVPTHPTYFARARGGMEQMVNVGSIHPSISLNSDWSVGGANQYGNQPSDLYGLLSVSNLPLGGGSISGLSYSSQANLLPPAPNGNGWRSGDWMCTCGFHNYSSRLQCKKCNAPAPISAPASLGSPVTAHGTKRLASEEFVHNFDNKRLNAGQAYGLQQPNSGLDPFQSPGGSQMNSMYTPMHSVNTPIPPNWQVNLQVSRLATAPAHVGKGAKQWRDGDWMCSNCNNHNYASREQCNRCKSMREVPVQPVSVA
- the LOC121774260 gene encoding uncharacterized protein LOC121774260; translated protein: MELEVVRVLDHEQEQQEQGQGQGQGQGGWQRPTLALTSQQKNLIAQFLLQRSKAGVLPRGSSAEAAKRFNIHKRTAERIWHISKQQIDRGEPVMMQGKAKCYQHKDKLILDGDKFRNMSMLERSTIRKVASKMEPTLAEGKLLYHSMHNIVHIDEKWFYMTKTSDRYYLLPDEDVPYRSCKSKRFITKVMFMAAVSRPLCGPDGEIIFDGKIGLFPFTEQVPAQRSSKNRPKGTIETKPIQSINKEVMTTCLLNQIIPTIKAKWPANASKKIFIQQDNVKPHLRAVDQQFESLASTDGFEFHLISQPPNSPDTNVLDLGYFRAIQLLQDDKQATSVDDLLRNVFTSFEELSPQTLNRVFITLQSCLTAILEMHGKNDYKIPHLNKDRLQRTEGLPLQFQVEEGLVRESLEYLKMPENNTGDTYDIWLLNHDLGY